One stretch of Deinococcus aquaedulcis DNA includes these proteins:
- a CDS encoding Jag family protein produces MDNRTNLDDYLAGLGISDADESELPPPAPDAAPMTPPALEAAPETPLATLERFLRGLISRIDPDLQVTVREVEDALEAEITGENAAKLAGRDGRTLGAIEVLAYTVLAKHEGRTKERVRVDIGGYRKRQADTLTKLAERLAVQVAKSGEPHELQPMPAAERRVIHIALKEHPDVMSESVGEGAARRLIIKPRHG; encoded by the coding sequence ATGGATAACCGCACGAACCTGGACGACTACCTCGCGGGGCTGGGCATCAGCGACGCGGACGAGAGCGAGCTGCCGCCGCCCGCGCCCGACGCTGCCCCCATGACGCCGCCTGCGCTGGAGGCCGCGCCAGAAACCCCCCTGGCCACCCTGGAGCGGTTTCTGCGTGGGCTGATCAGCCGCATTGACCCCGACCTGCAGGTCACCGTGCGCGAGGTTGAAGACGCCCTGGAAGCCGAGATCACCGGCGAGAACGCGGCCAAGCTGGCCGGGCGCGACGGGCGCACCCTGGGCGCCATTGAGGTGCTGGCCTACACGGTGCTGGCCAAGCACGAGGGCCGCACCAAGGAGCGCGTGCGGGTGGACATCGGCGGCTACCGCAAGCGGCAGGCCGACACCCTGACCAAGCTCGCCGAGCGCCTCGCCGTGCAGGTGGCCAAGAGCGGCGAGCCCCACGAACTGCAGCCCATGCCCGCCGCCGAGCGGCGCGTGATTCACATTGCCCTCAAGGAGCACCCCGATGTCATGAGCGAATCGGTGGGCGAGGGCGCGGCGCGGCGCCTGATCATCAAACCCCGGCACGGCTAA
- the prmC gene encoding peptide chain release factor N(5)-glutamine methyltransferase, which yields MAVLRDLLRQGAAQLQAAGVPSPEVDARALLVLALNLSPTALLTRGHEPAPADGQARYEALLARRAARVPLQHLLGEVEWGGVRLRTDARALVPRPETEWLLHLALQALAGRHKPRVLDVGTGTGALALGLKAARPDAQVSATDLSEEALSLARENAALNGRDVAFVAGDLLAGLSGPFDLIVSNPPYLPETDAQAAQPEVAFDPPLALYGGPDGLAVARRLAAQAGATLVPGGELLLELDPRNAAPFAAELRAQGWQATTAPDLTDRERFVLAQRLA from the coding sequence ATGGCGGTCCTGCGCGACCTGCTGCGGCAGGGCGCGGCGCAGCTGCAGGCGGCGGGCGTTCCCTCCCCGGAGGTGGACGCCCGCGCGCTGCTGGTGCTGGCCCTGAACCTCTCCCCCACCGCGCTGCTGACCCGGGGCCACGAGCCTGCCCCGGCGGACGGACAGGCCCGCTACGAGGCCCTGCTGGCCCGACGCGCCGCCCGCGTGCCGCTGCAACACCTGCTGGGTGAGGTGGAGTGGGGCGGCGTGCGCCTGCGCACCGACGCCCGCGCCCTGGTCCCCCGCCCGGAAACCGAGTGGCTGCTGCACCTCGCCTTGCAGGCCCTGGCTGGTCGGCACAAGCCGCGCGTGCTGGATGTGGGCACGGGCACGGGCGCCCTGGCCCTGGGCCTGAAAGCCGCCCGCCCCGACGCCCAGGTGAGCGCCACCGACCTCAGCGAAGAGGCCCTGTCTCTGGCCCGCGAGAATGCGGCGCTCAATGGGCGCGACGTGGCCTTCGTGGCCGGCGACCTGCTGGCGGGCCTGAGCGGACCCTTCGACCTGATCGTGAGCAACCCCCCCTACCTGCCCGAGACCGATGCCCAGGCGGCCCAGCCTGAGGTGGCCTTTGATCCCCCGCTGGCGCTGTACGGCGGGCCTGACGGGCTGGCGGTGGCCCGCCGACTGGCCGCGCAAGCGGGCGCGACCCTGGTCCCAGGGGGTGAGCTGCTCCTGGAACTTGACCCCCGCAACGCCGCGCCCTTCGCCGCAGAACTGCGTGCGCAGGGCTGGCAGGCCACCACTGCCCCCGACCTGACCGACCGCGAACGCTTCGTCCTGGCCCAGCGGCTGGCGTAG